AGTAGGAATTAAAGGTATGGTTTTAGAAAAAATCAACCTGAAAGATGACGCCGCCTCAGATTCAATAGATATTTTGGATAATATGAAATTATCAGATTTACCTTCCGATTATGTGACATGGAACGGAAATATAGGATTCATTGAATCCGGAAAAATCAACGACCCTGATGAAGGCTGTGCCTGTCCGATGGGAAATCTTACAAGAGACTTCCTAAATCACATTGAATTACAAGACAATGAAGTAATATTGGTCGACACCTCAGCGGGAATAGAACACATTGGAAGAGGAGTAATTGAGTCTGCAGACAAACTCATTTCAATAGTTGACCCGTCAAGCGATGCAATATTGTTGGCAAATAAAATAGGATCATTATCAAAAGAGGCATCCAAAGAATATATGGTAATATTGAATAAAATTGATGAAAATACTAAAGATTTGGTATTGGAACAATTGGATGATGACATATCTGTCGTTGGGGAACTTGAATATAATTCACACATAGCTCAAAGCAACCTTTCCCAAAAAGAAATTAACCTTGAGGAAGTAGAAGGTGAAATTAAGGAAATCTGTGCAAAAATTTAAAGATTTGATTAAGATTTAAATTTCAATAGGGCGCATGGTGCAATAATGGATTTGCTTTTTTATGTTGTTTTGCTGTTGATTGGAGGTTGCTTTGCAGGTTTCATGGCAGGCCTTTTGGGGATTGGCGGTGGAATTGTAATCACTCCAATCCAATATTATCTTTTAACCTCAATTGGATGTGATCCTAAAACGTCCCTAACGGTTACCTTTGCAACAGGTCTTGCAGTTATCTGTGTCACGATGATAAACAGTACACGAAAGCACAAACAAAACAATCTAATAGTAAAACAGCACCTAAAACCAATGATGGTCTTTGGTTTTGTAGGTGCCATTCTGGGTGCAGTCATATCTCAATACATAGATGTTGAGGTT
Above is a window of Methanobrevibacter sp. DNA encoding:
- a CDS encoding cobyrinic acid a,c-diamide synthase, whose protein sequence is MKEKIFINGRGGCGKSTFISLIAKELSKNNKVLIIDMDEGNLGLNKMLNVDVADTSLMEYYGGRDKIMGEILKVGIKGMVLEKINLKDDAASDSIDILDNMKLSDLPSDYVTWNGNIGFIESGKINDPDEGCACPMGNLTRDFLNHIELQDNEVILVDTSAGIEHIGRGVIESADKLISIVDPSSDAILLANKIGSLSKEASKEYMVILNKIDENTKDLVLEQLDDDISVVGELEYNSHIAQSNLSQKEINLEEVEGEIKEICAKI